The following are from one region of the Nerophis ophidion isolate RoL-2023_Sa linkage group LG20, RoL_Noph_v1.0, whole genome shotgun sequence genome:
- the lg20h19orf53 gene encoding leydig cell tumor 10 kDa protein homolog: MAQGSRKFKAQRPGASKKQHLKQKGPKKGGRIIAAKKVHIVQQQQLKKGLEVAIRNKIEQEVTQKASLSLHKPLNVVKGSQVKTKTGSNSK, from the exons ATGGCGCAAGGTTCCCGCAAGTTTAAGGCTCAGCGTCCTGGGGCCTCTAAAAAACAACACCTCAAACAGAAAGGTCCAAAGAAAGGAG GAAGGATCATTGCAGCCAAGAAGGTTCACATCGTTCAACAACAACAGTTGAAGAAG GGTCTGGAAGTTGCCATCAGAAACAAGATTGAACAGGAAGTGACCCAGAAGGCGAGTTTATCCCTTCACAAGCCACTGAATGTGGTCAAAGGTTCACAGGTCAAAACCAAGACAGGAAGCAACTCCAAATAA
- the LOC133538811 gene encoding uncharacterized protein LOC133538811 yields the protein MIPVHSNFRRIIHNSQNVFSIVSMTTSELDMRSTEVANYDAFSLSQRQVDNLKIPVISIPRYGRNYFKYTAHNKRNIINIATTDNFINNSLKQPTTYNMGFLNIRSLSPKTLLVNEVIRDNNLNVIGLSETWLKPDDFFAINEASPPNYTNAHIARHLKRGGGVALIYNENFNFSPNLNNKYKSFEVLSMKSATPLPLCLAVIYRPPGPYSDFISEFSEFVADLVTHADNIIIMGDFNIHMNTPLDPPCVALQTIIDSCGLTQIINEPTHRSGNTIDLVLVRGITVSKVMILPYTKVMSDHYLIKFEIQTHVRQANNNNNCYSSRNINAATTTTLADLLPSVMAPFPKYVGSIDNLTNNFNNALRETIDSIAPLKLKKAPKRRTPWFTEETRAQKLLCRKLERKWRTTKLEVHHQAWSDSLITYKRMLTLAKTNYYSNLIRINKNDPKFLFSTVASLTQQGTPSSSSTHSADDFMKFFNKKN from the coding sequence atgatccctgtacacagcaattttcgtagaataatacacaactcacaaaatgttttttctattgtgtctatgactacgtcagagttagacatgcgttctactgaggtggcaaattatgatgcgttcagtttatcgcagcgccaagtagacaatctgaaaattcccgtcatatcaattcctagatatggtcgtaattattttaagtacactgcgcataataaacgcaacattattaatattgctactacggataattttatcaacaactccttaaaacagcccactacctataatatgggctttctaaacatcagatctttgtctcccaaaacgttattagtcaatgaggtcattagagacaacaaccttaacgtcatcggtcttagcgaaacctggcttaaaccagacgacttttttgcgataaatgaggcatcccctcctaactatacgaatgcgcatattgcccgtcacctcaaaaggggagggggtgtcgcactaatatacaacgaaaactttaactttagtcctaacttaaataataaatataaatcgtttgaggtgctttctatgaagtctgccacacctctgcctctgtgcctggccgttatctaccgccccccagggccctattcggactttattagtgaattctcagagtttgttgctgatctagtgacgcacgccgataatataattataatgggggactttaatatccatatgaataccccattggacccaccgtgcgtggcgctccagactataattgatagctgtggtcttacacaaataataaatgaaccgacgcatcgcagcggtaatacgatagacctagtgcttgtcagaggtatcaccgtctccaaagttatgatactcccgtatactaaagtaatgtccgatcattaccttataaaattcgaaattcagactcatgttcggcaagctaataataataataactgctatagcagccgcaacattaatgctgccacaacgacgactcttgcggacctactgccctcggtaatggcaccgttcccaaagtatgtgggctctattgataacctcactaacaactttaacaacgccctacgcgaaaccattgatagtatagcaccgctgaagttaaaaaaggctccaaaaaggcgtacgccatggtttactgaagaaactagagctcagaaattattatgtagaaagctggaacgcaaatggcgcacgactaaacttgaggtgcaccatcaagcatggagtgatagtttaataacttataaacgcatgcttaccttagctaaaactaattattactcaaatctcatccgcattaataaaaacgatccaaaatttttgtttagtacagtagcatcgctaacccaacaagggactccttccagtagctccacccattcggcagatgactttatgaagttctttaataaaaaaaattga